The following proteins come from a genomic window of Meriones unguiculatus strain TT.TT164.6M chromosome 13 unlocalized genomic scaffold, Bangor_MerUng_6.1 Chr13_unordered_Scaffold_34, whole genome shotgun sequence:
- the LOC110543426 gene encoding LOW QUALITY PROTEIN: zinc finger protein ZFP2-like (The sequence of the model RefSeq protein was modified relative to this genomic sequence to represent the inferred CDS: substituted 1 base at 1 genomic stop codon) — protein KRTHTGGKPYECKQYGKAFSQPSGIRMHKRTHTGEKPFQCNQCGKAFSQCRNLERHKRTHTGEKPYECYQCGKAFSQLINLHIHKRTHTGEKPYECSHCGKAFSNHSILHVHKRTHTGEKPYECSQCCKAFSQLGTLQVHKRTHTGEKPYKCNQCGKAFTQSNALQVHKRTHTGEKPYECNHCGKAFSQSSGLQVHKRTHTGDKPXEYNQCGNAFSKPSSLQRHEKIHIAKKPYECNQCVKSFS, from the exons atgaatgtaagcagtatggtaaagccttttcccaacccagTGGTATCCGaatgcacaaaagaacacatactggagaaaaaccctttcaatgtaatcagtgtgggaaagcattTTCACAATGCAGAAATCTcgaaaggcataaaagaacacatactggagagaagccctatgaatgttatcagtgtgggaaagccttttcacaattgatTAATCTCCACATTcataagagaacacatactggagaaaaaccctatgaatgtagtcactgtggtaaagccttttcaaaccacAGTATACTCCacgtgcataaaagaacacatactggagagaaaccctatgaatgtagtcaatgctgtaaagccttttcacaactcggtacactccaagtgcataaaagaacacatactggagagaaaccctataaatgtaatcagtgtggtaaagcctttacacagtcTAATGCTCTCCAAgtgcacaaaaggacacatactggggagaaaccctacgaatgtaatcactgtggtaaagccttttcacaatccAGTGGTCTCCAAgtgcacaaaaggacacatactggagacaAACCTTaggaatataatcaatgtggtaatgcCTTTTCAAAACCTAGtagtcttcaaag acatgaaaaaattcacattgcaaagaaaccttatgaatgcaatcaGTGTGTTAAATCCTTTTCATAA